The nucleotide sequence ACGCGCGGTGTCGACGTCGGATCCATCGAATTCCTGCACCGCCGCATCGTCGCCGAGCGCGACGGCGGGACGCCGGTCATCATCGTCTCCACGGAACTCGACGAGGTCCTGGAACTGGCCGACCGCATCGCAGTGCTCTACCGCGGGCGCCTCATGGGCATCGTGCCCGGCACGGTCTCGCGCGATGTCCTCGGCCTCATGATGGCCGGCATGCCCGCCGACGAAGCGCTGGCGCAGGCCCACGACGTTCAAGGAGGAAACCTGTGACCCCGCAGGACGACCGGCCGGTACTCCCGGCTCCCGACGGCGGAGCTCCGCTGACCCGTCGGCAGGCGAAGGACACCGCGCGCCAGGACGAGGTACGCCTCGAGAACGCGGTGGAGACGGCCGGAGGGGAGCTCCCGCCGCCCGCCGTTCCGGCCTCGGCCGGCGCCGGCCCCGCGCCGGAATCGACGCTCCTGCAGCGCATCATGACGGGGAACGCGCTCGTCGCCTTCCTGTCCGTGGTGCTGTCCCTGGTCCTCGGCGGACTGCTCATCGCCCTGACCGATCCGAACGTCGCGCGGGCGTCGTCGTACTTCTTCGGCCGCCCCCAGGACACGCTCGGCGCGGCCTGGACAGCGGCGTCGGGTGCGTACATCGCGCTCTTCCAGGGCTCCGTCTTCAACGTCCGCGGGGGGTCCTTCTCCCAGATGATCTACCCGCTGACGCAGACCCTGACCGTCGCGACCCCGCTCATCTGCGCGGGCCTCGGCGTGGCACTGGCCTTCCGGGCGGGCCTGTTCAACATCGGCGCGCAGGGCCAGATCCTGATCGGCGCCACCTTCGCCGGCTGGGTCGGCTTCACGCTGCACCTCCCGGCCGGCATCCACCTGCTGCTCGTGATCCTCGCGGGCATGGTGGGCGGCGCGGTGTGGGCCGGACTCGTAGGACTCCTCAAGGCCCGCACCGGCGCCCACGAGGTCATCCTCACGATCATGTTCAACTACATCGCGACCAACCTGGTCCTGTACTTCCTGAGCACCCCCGCGTTCCAGCGCCCGGGCTCCACGAACCCGATCAGCCCCCAGCTCGACGCGTCGGCCCTGTATCCGCCGCTCCTGGGGTCCGGCTTCCGCCTGCACTGGGGCTTCGTCGTCGCCGTCCTGGCCACCGTCTTCGTGTGGTGGCTGCTCAACCGCTCGACGGTGGGCTTCGAACTCCGGG is from Arthrobacter burdickii and encodes:
- a CDS encoding ABC transporter permease, with product MTPQDDRPVLPAPDGGAPLTRRQAKDTARQDEVRLENAVETAGGELPPPAVPASAGAGPAPESTLLQRIMTGNALVAFLSVVLSLVLGGLLIALTDPNVARASSYFFGRPQDTLGAAWTAASGAYIALFQGSVFNVRGGSFSQMIYPLTQTLTVATPLICAGLGVALAFRAGLFNIGAQGQILIGATFAGWVGFTLHLPAGIHLLLVILAGMVGGAVWAGLVGLLKARTGAHEVILTIMFNYIATNLVLYFLSTPAFQRPGSTNPISPQLDASALYPPLLGSGFRLHWGFVVAVLATVFVWWLLNRSTVGFELRAVGANASAARTAGVNVSKGYILAMAIAGALAGLAGVAQVSGTEKVLTSGVAASFGFDAITVALLGRSSPWGTFAAGILFGAFRAGGVAMQASTGTSIDIVLVVQSLIVLFIAAPPLVRALFRLPAPGAPRAGKGGTTTRTPASTGAAA